GACAGATTAAGGCCTTAAAAATTAATTATCTGTGGGACTTAATTGAGCACAATAGCACTGAACTTAAATCAGACTTTTTAAATCTTACAAGTTTGAGAGGTATAGGTGATTCTAATAGTGTTCATCACCATAATATCCAAGGAAAATTAAGTCCCCAGGCCATAATTATTGGGGAGCTAAAAAATCTTTATGTCGGCATCGATGCTGAAGTTGAAGCTGATGTGGTGCTGGACCTTCGGGCTGGGCCTGTCTACATTGATGATGGGGCTCAAATTCGCAGTTTTAGTAAGCTGGTTGGTCCGGTCTATATTGGCAAAGATTCTGTAATTGATTGCGGCTATCTGCATAGTGGCGTAACAGTTGGGCCAAACTCGCGCATTAGCGGCGAGGTGTGTGCCTCAGTTTTTCAGGGCTACATCAATAAGCAACATTATGGCTATATCGGCCATGCATATATTGGAGAATGGGTTAATCTTGGAGCTGGCACTACCAACTCCGATCTCAAAAACAATTACTCTACCGTAAAAGTCCAACTTTCGGGCAAGAAAATTGACACGAAACTCTTAAAAGTTGGCACTTTTATTGGGGACCATACCAAGACCGCAATTGGCACCTTAATTGGCACGGGCACGATCATCGGTGTCTTTTGTAATGTTACCGAGCATAATCTAAAAACTAAGTATCTTAAAAACTTTTATTGGTCAAAAGCGGCACGTTGGCAACTTAATAAGGCAATTACCACAGCCCAGGTGATGATGGCCCGACGTGGTGTGATCATGTCACAAGCCTATAAAGAACTCATCGCCAAGATTTACCG
This genomic window from candidate division WOR-3 bacterium contains:
- a CDS encoding putative sugar nucleotidyl transferase, with product MIYLYEDNDYKNFLPLVYFRPGFELYCGCVTFKDKLKYFYPNEELGFLVRPLLVDLLREKYPNNLINQFSNQTKLSLFISARAVLKEKIILEDKEELFFNQNNELIGFCLRPERIKKFPINEEFIAKLPIPKRQIKALKINYLWDLIEHNSTELKSDFLNLTSLRGIGDSNSVHHHNIQGKLSPQAIIIGELKNLYVGIDAEVEADVVLDLRAGPVYIDDGAQIRSFSKLVGPVYIGKDSVIDCGYLHSGVTVGPNSRISGEVCASVFQGYINKQHYGYIGHAYIGEWVNLGAGTTNSDLKNNYSTVKVQLSGKKIDTKLLKVGTFIGDHTKTAIGTLIGTGTIIGVFCNVTEHNLKTKYLKNFYWSKAARWQLNKAITTAQVMMARRGVIMSQAYKELIAKIYRLKSN